Proteins co-encoded in one Ralstonia sp. RRA genomic window:
- a CDS encoding LysR family transcriptional regulator: MLGQPSDLDLRLIRVFLAVVDAGGVTPAQATLNVGQSTISTQLSTLETRLGYRLCERGRSGFRLTARGEQFVDSARKLLTALDAFSAEARKVGRTLVGTLNLGLIGHAPVNANARISQAIERFRQRDESVHFTVSVRPPGELEGLLLDGKIHMAIGYFWHRVPALEYTTVFHETQLAYAGRGHPLFGKTGAASSEEALTHAWAWRSYPLPEAAGSPAERLVTAVADNMEAVAMLVLSGRHLGYLPEHFAAPYVAQGLLAPLAPEAMRYDVPFDMVVRRDARRNDLLAAFIADMKAAHA, from the coding sequence CTTCCGATCTGGATTTGCGGCTGATCCGCGTCTTCCTTGCCGTGGTGGATGCCGGCGGCGTAACGCCTGCCCAGGCAACGCTCAATGTCGGCCAATCGACCATCAGCACGCAGCTCTCAACGCTGGAAACCCGCCTGGGCTACCGGCTGTGCGAGCGTGGGCGTAGTGGCTTCCGGCTGACCGCACGTGGCGAGCAGTTCGTGGATTCAGCCCGCAAGCTGCTGACAGCGCTGGACGCGTTCAGCGCCGAGGCGCGCAAGGTGGGGCGCACGCTGGTCGGCACGCTCAACCTGGGGTTGATCGGCCATGCGCCCGTCAATGCCAATGCGCGCATCAGCCAGGCCATCGAGCGCTTTCGCCAGCGGGATGAGTCGGTGCATTTCACGGTGTCGGTGCGGCCGCCGGGCGAGCTGGAGGGGTTGTTGCTCGACGGCAAGATCCACATGGCCATCGGCTATTTCTGGCATCGGGTGCCGGCGCTGGAGTACACCACGGTCTTTCACGAGACCCAGCTTGCGTATGCGGGGCGCGGGCACCCTCTGTTTGGCAAGACCGGAGCCGCGTCATCGGAAGAGGCTCTGACCCACGCCTGGGCGTGGCGCAGCTACCCACTGCCGGAGGCGGCGGGCTCACCGGCCGAGCGACTGGTGACAGCGGTGGCGGACAACATGGAAGCGGTGGCGATGCTGGTGCTCTCGGGCAGGCATCTCGGCTATCTGCCCGAGCACTTTGCGGCGCCCTATGTGGCGCAGGGCCTGCTGGCCCCGCTTGCACCGGAGGCGATGCGCTACGACGTGCCGTTCGACATGGTGGTACGCCGAGACGCTCGACGCAACGATCTGCTGGCCGCCTTCATTGCCGACATGAAGGCCGCACACGCGTGA
- the lolA gene encoding outer membrane lipoprotein chaperone LolA gives MFVLKARHLMAAGLVSLTAWSAGAYAGAVEQLNAFVSNVTTARGEFVQRQVKGGTNGNPLRLAGTSSGDFSFSRPGRFVWRYVKPYEQQLSADGQTLYIYDKDLSQVTERKLDASLGSSPAAILFGSNDLAKNFTLKEGGTKDGIDWVELTPKAKDTQFERIAIGFRSGELQGMELRDAFGNTTLLTFSNIQKNPQLPANAFRFVPPKGADVIKQ, from the coding sequence ATGTTTGTGTTGAAAGCACGTCACCTGATGGCCGCTGGGCTGGTATCGCTGACGGCGTGGTCGGCCGGTGCCTATGCGGGCGCGGTCGAGCAGCTCAACGCCTTCGTGAGCAACGTCACCACCGCGCGCGGCGAATTCGTGCAGCGCCAGGTCAAGGGCGGCACCAATGGCAACCCGCTCCGCCTGGCGGGCACCTCCAGCGGTGATTTCTCCTTCTCGCGCCCGGGCCGATTTGTCTGGCGCTATGTGAAGCCGTATGAACAGCAACTGTCCGCCGATGGTCAGACGCTCTACATCTACGACAAGGACCTGAGCCAGGTGACCGAACGCAAGCTTGATGCGTCGCTCGGCTCCAGTCCGGCCGCCATCCTGTTCGGCAGCAACGACCTTGCCAAGAACTTCACGCTCAAGGAAGGCGGGACGAAGGACGGCATCGACTGGGTTGAGCTCACGCCCAAAGCCAAGGACACCCAGTTCGAGCGCATCGCCATCGGTTTCCGCAGTGGTGAGCTGCAGGGGATGGAGCTGCGTGACGCTTTCGGGAACACCACGCTGCTGACGTTCTCGAACATTCAGAAGAATCCACAACTGCCGGCCAACGCGTTCCGCTTCGTGCCGCCCAAGGGGGCTGACGTTATCAAGCAGTAA
- a CDS encoding DNA translocase FtsK: MARASTTPTTRTDPAALPSRIGRLLGEVRWFLLLAVTIAFLIILLSYNRADPGFTHASQVDEIRNLGGRVGAWLADLLLFVFGASAYWWALLLVRRVWRGWRELMSDERLPRAAMPRVDASVTWIGFALILASSMGLEAIRMYSMHMKLPRAPGGVLGDLIGGAMQHSLGFTGGTLVLLLMFTVGLSLFFHFSWLNLAEQIGAGVEMLFVGFKARRESKQDRAIGEAAKVEREEVVETRRVRIEEAPPVQIVRPTAVVKSERVEREKQQPLFVDIEDSDLPPLALLDPIPPVVETVSAETLEFTSRLIEKKLKDFGVEVQVVAAYPGPVITRYEIEPATGVKGSQIVNLAKDLARSLSLVSIRVVETIPGKNFMGLELPNPKRQAVRLSEILGSQVYNESASQLTMALGKDIAGKPVVADLAKMPHCMVAGTTGSGKSVGINAMILSLLYKAKADAVRLILIDPKMLELSIYEGIPHLLCPVVTDMRQAGHALNWAVGEMERRYKLMSKMGVRNLAGFNKKIEEAAAREEKIPNPFSLTPDAPEPLDKLPMIVIVIDELADLMMVVGKKVEELIARIAQKARAAGIHLVLATQRPSVDVITGLIKANVPTRIAFQVSSKIDSRTILDQQGAEALLGMGDMLYLAPGTGLPVRVHGAFVSDDEVHRVVDNLKSQGEPNYIEGILEGGVVDGEGGGDGFGGGAGLVGAGGGEADPLYDQAVDVVLKNRRASISLVQRHLRIGYNRAARLLEDMEKAGLVSAMSGNGNREILAPNRNGNVVEEE, from the coding sequence ATGGCCCGAGCTTCCACCACCCCGACAACCCGTACCGACCCCGCCGCGCTGCCGTCCCGCATTGGGCGCCTGCTGGGCGAGGTCCGCTGGTTCCTGTTGCTGGCGGTGACCATCGCCTTCCTGATCATCCTTCTGTCATACAACCGGGCCGACCCCGGTTTCACCCACGCCAGCCAGGTCGACGAGATCCGTAACCTGGGCGGGCGCGTGGGGGCGTGGCTGGCAGACCTGTTGTTGTTCGTTTTTGGCGCCTCCGCCTACTGGTGGGCGTTGCTGCTGGTGCGCCGCGTCTGGCGTGGCTGGCGCGAGCTGATGTCGGACGAGCGCCTGCCACGCGCCGCCATGCCGCGCGTGGACGCCAGCGTTACCTGGATCGGTTTTGCGCTCATCCTGGCCTCCAGCATGGGGCTGGAAGCCATCCGCATGTACAGCATGCATATGAAGCTGCCGCGCGCGCCGGGCGGTGTGCTGGGCGACCTGATCGGTGGGGCGATGCAGCACTCGTTGGGCTTTACCGGCGGCACGCTGGTGCTGTTGCTGATGTTTACGGTGGGGCTGTCGCTGTTCTTCCATTTTTCGTGGCTGAACCTGGCCGAGCAGATCGGCGCGGGTGTCGAGATGCTGTTCGTCGGCTTCAAGGCGCGCCGCGAGAGCAAGCAGGACCGTGCCATTGGCGAGGCCGCCAAGGTCGAGCGCGAAGAGGTGGTCGAAACCCGCCGCGTGCGCATTGAAGAAGCGCCGCCGGTGCAGATCGTGCGCCCGACCGCCGTGGTCAAGAGCGAGCGCGTGGAGCGCGAGAAGCAGCAGCCGCTGTTTGTCGATATTGAGGATTCCGACCTCCCGCCGCTGGCGCTGCTCGATCCGATCCCGCCGGTGGTGGAAACCGTGAGCGCCGAGACGCTGGAATTCACCTCGCGCCTGATCGAGAAAAAGCTCAAGGACTTTGGCGTGGAAGTGCAGGTGGTGGCGGCCTACCCGGGCCCGGTCATCACGCGCTACGAGATTGAGCCCGCCACGGGCGTGAAGGGCAGCCAGATCGTCAACCTCGCCAAGGACTTAGCGCGTTCGCTGTCGCTGGTGTCCATCCGCGTGGTGGAGACGATTCCGGGCAAGAATTTCATGGGCCTGGAGCTGCCGAATCCGAAGCGTCAGGCGGTGCGCCTGTCGGAGATTCTCGGCTCGCAGGTCTACAACGAGAGCGCTTCGCAGCTCACGATGGCGCTCGGCAAGGACATCGCCGGCAAGCCGGTGGTGGCCGATCTGGCCAAGATGCCGCACTGCATGGTGGCCGGTACCACGGGTTCGGGTAAGTCGGTCGGGATCAACGCGATGATCCTGTCGCTGCTCTACAAGGCCAAGGCCGATGCGGTGCGCCTGATCCTGATCGACCCGAAGATGCTGGAACTGAGCATCTACGAAGGCATTCCGCATCTCTTGTGCCCGGTGGTGACCGACATGCGCCAGGCCGGCCACGCGCTGAACTGGGCCGTGGGCGAAATGGAACGCCGCTACAAGCTCATGAGCAAGATGGGCGTGCGCAACCTGGCAGGCTTCAACAAGAAGATCGAAGAAGCCGCCGCGCGCGAAGAAAAGATTCCCAACCCATTCAGCCTCACGCCCGATGCGCCGGAGCCGCTCGACAAGCTGCCCATGATCGTCATCGTGATCGACGAGCTGGCCGACCTGATGATGGTGGTCGGCAAGAAGGTCGAAGAGCTGATCGCGCGGATTGCGCAGAAGGCGCGTGCAGCGGGCATTCACCTGGTGCTGGCGACGCAGCGTCCGTCGGTGGATGTGATTACGGGCCTGATCAAGGCCAACGTGCCGACGCGGATTGCGTTCCAGGTCAGCAGCAAGATCGACTCGCGCACGATTCTCGACCAACAGGGCGCCGAAGCGCTGCTGGGCATGGGTGACATGCTCTACCTGGCGCCTGGCACGGGTTTGCCGGTGCGTGTGCATGGTGCGTTTGTTTCGGACGACGAAGTGCACCGCGTGGTGGATAACCTCAAATCGCAGGGCGAGCCGAACTACATCGAGGGCATCCTCGAAGGCGGTGTGGTCGATGGCGAGGGTGGCGGCGACGGCTTTGGCGGTGGTGCAGGCCTCGTTGGCGCTGGCGGCGGCGAGGCCGATCCGCTGTACGACCAGGCCGTCGACGTGGTGCTCAAGAACCGCCGCGCGTCCATCTCGCTGGTGCAGCGTCACCTGCGCATCGGCTACAACCGCGCCGCGCGCCTGCTCGAAGACATGGAAAAGGCGGGGCTCGTGTCCGCCATGTCCGGCAACGGCAACCGCGAAATTCTGGCGCCCAACCGCAACGGCAACGTCGTCGAAGAAGAATGA
- the trxB gene encoding thioredoxin-disulfide reductase gives MAKHAKVLILGSGPAGYTAAIYAARANLNPVLVTGLAQGGQLMTTTDVENWPADKEHLQGPELMQRFLEHAERFNTEIVFDHIHTAHLNEKPIRLIGDSGEYTADALIISTGASAQYLGLPSEEKFAGRGVSACATCDGFFYKGQEVAVVGGGNTAVEEALYLANIASKVTLIHRRDKFRAEPILIDRLHEQEKKGKIEIKTNMVLDEILGDDSGVTGARLKGTNANEGKTEELKVAGVFIAIGHKPNTDLFHGQLEMNSSGYIRTQSGLAGNATATNIPGVFAAGDVQDHIYRQAITSAGTGCMAALDAQRYLEGQE, from the coding sequence ATGGCAAAACACGCAAAAGTGCTGATCCTCGGCTCCGGCCCCGCTGGCTACACGGCCGCCATCTACGCCGCCCGGGCCAACCTGAACCCGGTGCTGGTTACCGGCCTGGCCCAGGGCGGTCAGCTCATGACCACCACCGACGTGGAAAACTGGCCCGCCGACAAGGAGCACCTGCAAGGCCCCGAGCTGATGCAGCGTTTCCTGGAGCACGCCGAGCGCTTCAACACGGAAATCGTGTTTGACCACATCCACACCGCGCACCTGAATGAAAAGCCGATCCGCCTGATTGGCGACTCGGGCGAGTACACCGCTGACGCGCTCATCATCTCCACCGGCGCCTCGGCCCAATACCTGGGCCTGCCGTCGGAAGAGAAGTTTGCCGGCCGCGGCGTGTCTGCTTGCGCCACCTGCGACGGTTTCTTCTACAAGGGCCAGGAAGTGGCCGTGGTGGGCGGCGGCAATACCGCCGTGGAAGAAGCGCTGTATCTGGCCAACATTGCCAGCAAGGTCACGCTCATCCACCGCCGCGACAAGTTCCGCGCCGAGCCGATCCTGATCGACCGCCTGCATGAGCAGGAGAAGAAGGGCAAGATCGAGATCAAGACCAACATGGTCCTCGACGAAATCCTGGGCGATGACTCGGGCGTGACTGGCGCCCGCCTGAAGGGCACGAACGCCAACGAGGGCAAGACCGAAGAGCTCAAGGTGGCCGGCGTGTTCATCGCCATCGGCCACAAGCCGAACACCGACCTCTTCCACGGCCAGCTTGAGATGAACAGCAGCGGCTACATCCGCACGCAGAGCGGCCTGGCCGGCAACGCCACGGCCACCAACATCCCAGGCGTGTTTGCTGCCGGTGACGTGCAGGATCACATCTACCGCCAGGCCATCACCAGCGCTGGCACGGGCTGCATGGCGGCACTGGACGCTCAGCGCTACCTGGAAGGCCAGGAATAA
- a CDS encoding Smr/MutS family protein has translation MKRASTPANKLSLTDLGKLREQLKHETEAREAERQRAEAAARKAVEEANVFRANVGEVNALRQNKRVEHPRNPPAPDPVHSRAEDKRVLDASLSDEFDVDNLLETDDTLSYRRPGIGEDVLKKLRRGEWATQDQIDLHGLRREEAREALAAFLRRAVQRGIRCVRVIHGKGLGSPDKTPVLKGKVRSWLVQKEEVIAFVEPRNTAGGAGAVLVLLRQPHGS, from the coding sequence ATGAAACGCGCCTCCACCCCCGCCAACAAGCTCAGCCTGACCGACCTGGGCAAGCTGCGTGAACAGCTCAAGCACGAAACCGAGGCACGCGAGGCCGAACGCCAACGCGCGGAAGCCGCTGCTCGCAAGGCCGTGGAAGAGGCCAACGTGTTCCGCGCCAACGTCGGCGAGGTGAATGCGCTGCGCCAGAACAAGCGCGTCGAGCATCCACGCAATCCGCCTGCACCCGATCCCGTGCATTCGCGTGCGGAAGACAAGCGCGTGCTGGATGCCTCGCTGTCGGACGAATTCGACGTCGACAACCTGCTGGAGACCGACGACACGCTCTCCTACCGCCGCCCAGGCATCGGCGAAGACGTGCTCAAGAAACTGCGCCGCGGTGAATGGGCCACGCAAGACCAGATCGACCTGCATGGCCTGCGCCGCGAAGAAGCGCGCGAAGCGCTGGCCGCCTTCCTGCGTCGCGCCGTGCAGCGCGGCATCCGCTGCGTGCGCGTGATCCACGGCAAGGGCCTGGGCTCACCCGACAAGACACCGGTGCTCAAAGGCAAGGTGCGTTCGTGGCTGGTGCAGAAGGAAGAAGTGATTGCCTTTGTCGAGCCGCGCAACACGGCTGGCGGCGCTGGTGCTGTCTTGGTGCTCTTGCGCCAGCCGCACGGTTCCTGA
- a CDS encoding trimeric intracellular cation channel family protein, producing MHVTRLQLVMHWMEILAVFSFAISGLAEAKRRRLDAVGAFIVAFLTAFGGGTLRDLLLDRRPFYWVEHEHYLLALFIMSLFANWVIRLVSQLVSDRVLIVADAIGMGLFGVLGTQLALDAGVPIFVSVMMGVITAAFGGLLRDVVCNEVPMLLRDNHPYATCAFLGCFLYVGLTFTDLLPSVSVVIATLAIVIGRLVTLRWNITLPR from the coding sequence ATGCACGTAACCCGCCTGCAGTTGGTCATGCACTGGATGGAGATCCTCGCGGTCTTCTCGTTTGCCATCTCGGGGCTGGCCGAGGCGAAACGGCGCCGGCTCGATGCCGTGGGCGCATTCATCGTGGCCTTCCTGACGGCCTTTGGCGGCGGCACGCTGCGCGATCTGCTGCTCGATCGCCGGCCCTTCTACTGGGTCGAACACGAGCACTACCTGCTCGCGCTGTTCATCATGAGCCTGTTCGCCAACTGGGTGATCCGGCTGGTGAGCCAACTGGTGTCCGACCGCGTGCTGATCGTGGCAGACGCCATCGGCATGGGCCTGTTTGGCGTGCTGGGCACGCAACTGGCGCTGGATGCGGGCGTACCGATCTTTGTGTCGGTGATGATGGGCGTGATCACGGCGGCCTTTGGGGGCCTGCTGCGCGATGTGGTCTGCAATGAGGTGCCCATGCTGCTGCGGGACAACCACCCGTACGCGACCTGCGCGTTTCTCGGATGTTTCCTTTACGTCGGGCTGACGTTCACGGACTTGCTGCCGAGCGTGTCCGTCGTGATCGCCACACTGGCAATCGTGATCGGGCGGCTGGTAACGCTGCGCTGGAACATCACGCTGCCGCGCTGA
- a CDS encoding P-II family nitrogen regulator: MKQITAIIKPFKLDEVRESLADVGVTGLTVTEVKGFGRQKGHTELYRGAEYVVDFLPKIKIEVVVAESQVENVIDTIVKAAKTGKIGDGKIFVMPVEQVIRIRTGEKDEAAV; this comes from the coding sequence ATGAAACAGATCACCGCCATCATCAAGCCCTTCAAACTGGACGAAGTGCGCGAGTCGCTCGCCGACGTGGGGGTGACTGGCCTGACCGTCACCGAGGTCAAGGGTTTCGGCCGCCAGAAGGGCCATACCGAGCTGTATCGCGGCGCTGAATACGTGGTCGACTTCCTGCCGAAGATCAAGATCGAGGTGGTGGTGGCCGAGAGCCAGGTCGAGAACGTGATCGACACCATCGTCAAGGCAGCCAAGACGGGCAAGATCGGCGACGGCAAGATCTTCGTGATGCCGGTGGAGCAGGTGATCCGCATCCGTACCGGCGAGAAGGACGAAGCTGCGGTCTAA
- a CDS encoding class I SAM-dependent methyltransferase, which produces MLDYYAKRAPEYERIYAKPERQGDLAWLKARVRDVTRGARVLDLACGTGFWTEAMADARSIVGADYNDTVLRIARGKGIGGAAFVQADNNALPFAPGTFDVMTAGCWWSHVPLQHLRQHVEGLHRVLGPGVRVLWFDNQYVFGSSTPVAYNDEHGNTWQRRPLSDGSEHDVLKNFPDDPTLLQTVAGIAQDVRINRLQYYWTLEYLTN; this is translated from the coding sequence ATGCTCGACTACTACGCCAAACGCGCCCCCGAATACGAGCGGATTTATGCGAAGCCCGAGCGGCAGGGTGATTTGGCGTGGTTGAAGGCTCGCGTGCGTGACGTGACGCGCGGCGCGCGCGTGCTGGATCTGGCCTGCGGCACCGGTTTCTGGACCGAGGCGATGGCGGATGCGCGCAGCATCGTCGGCGCGGATTACAACGACACCGTGTTGCGCATCGCGCGCGGCAAGGGCATTGGTGGCGCAGCGTTCGTGCAGGCCGACAACAATGCGCTGCCGTTTGCACCGGGCACGTTCGATGTGATGACGGCAGGCTGCTGGTGGTCGCACGTGCCGTTGCAGCACCTGCGTCAGCATGTCGAAGGGCTGCACCGCGTGCTCGGGCCCGGCGTGCGGGTGCTGTGGTTTGATAACCAGTATGTGTTTGGTTCCAGCACGCCCGTTGCCTACAACGACGAGCATGGCAACACGTGGCAGCGCCGCCCCTTAAGTGACGGCAGCGAGCACGATGTCCTGAAGAACTTTCCCGACGATCCGACGCTGCTGCAAACGGTGGCCGGCATCGCCCAGGATGTGCGCATCAACCGGCTCCAGTATTATTGGACGCTTGAATACCTCACCAACTAG
- a CDS encoding NAD+ synthase, with protein MTVTVALAQINCTVGDFAGNAARIVAAAREAHQAGARILLTPELSLTGYPPEDLLLRPAFIDASARALDALIAELGAFSGLHVVIGHPQISLEAPAPGVLPKPTNSATVAVDGRVVGRYNKLELPNNEVFDEKRYFQPGTEPFVFEVDGTRFGVIICEDAWYPTATAYAKAAGAQVVLIPNASPYHLDKEDLREQIIGARVKESGLPHVYVNLVGGQDELVFDGGSFVLDAQGKAVVQMGQFVEGVGTAQFDGGQALPGTIVPEAPLEAQVYEALKLGVRDYLGKNGFPGAIIGLSGGVDSALVLAIAVDALGADRVRAVMMPSRYTADISWVDARDMAARLGVQYDEIPIAPMFDAFRGALAEEFRGLPEDATEENIQARIRGTLLMALSNKSGRIVLTTGNKSEMAVGYCTLYGDMAGGFAVIKDIFKTLVYRLCRYRNTLSEVIPERILTRAPSAELRENQTDQDSLPEYDALDAIVQRYMEQNQRVSDIIAAGFAEADVQKIVRLIKINEYKRRQAPVGVRVTQRAFGRDWRYPITSRFKE; from the coding sequence ATGACCGTCACTGTCGCTCTCGCTCAGATCAACTGCACCGTCGGCGATTTCGCCGGCAATGCTGCCCGCATCGTCGCCGCTGCGCGTGAGGCGCACCAGGCTGGTGCGCGCATTCTCCTCACGCCGGAGCTGTCGCTCACCGGCTATCCGCCCGAAGACCTGTTGCTGCGCCCCGCGTTCATCGATGCCAGCGCGCGTGCGCTCGATGCGCTCATCGCCGAGTTGGGGGCGTTCTCCGGCCTGCATGTGGTGATCGGGCATCCGCAGATCTCGCTGGAAGCCCCGGCGCCCGGCGTACTGCCCAAACCCACCAACAGCGCCACCGTGGCTGTGGATGGCCGCGTGGTTGGCCGGTACAACAAGCTCGAGCTACCCAATAACGAAGTCTTCGACGAGAAACGCTACTTCCAGCCTGGCACCGAGCCTTTCGTGTTCGAGGTCGATGGCACGCGCTTCGGCGTCATCATCTGCGAAGACGCCTGGTACCCCACGGCCACGGCCTACGCCAAGGCCGCCGGCGCGCAGGTGGTGCTGATTCCCAATGCCTCGCCGTATCACCTCGACAAGGAAGACCTGCGCGAGCAGATCATCGGTGCACGGGTGAAGGAATCGGGCTTGCCGCATGTGTACGTGAACCTGGTCGGCGGGCAGGATGAACTCGTGTTTGATGGCGGCTCGTTCGTGCTTGATGCCCAGGGCAAGGCCGTCGTGCAGATGGGCCAGTTTGTCGAGGGCGTCGGCACCGCGCAGTTCGACGGCGGCCAGGCATTGCCCGGCACGATCGTGCCGGAGGCACCGCTGGAGGCCCAGGTGTACGAGGCGCTCAAGCTTGGCGTGCGCGATTACCTCGGCAAGAACGGTTTCCCGGGCGCGATCATCGGCCTGTCGGGCGGCGTGGATTCGGCACTGGTGCTGGCGATTGCCGTCGATGCGCTGGGCGCGGATCGCGTGCGCGCAGTGATGATGCCCTCGCGCTATACGGCCGATATCTCGTGGGTGGATGCGCGCGACATGGCCGCCCGCCTGGGCGTGCAGTACGACGAGATCCCCATCGCGCCGATGTTCGACGCGTTCAGGGGTGCGCTGGCGGAGGAATTCCGCGGTCTGCCGGAAGATGCGACGGAAGAGAACATCCAGGCGCGCATCCGCGGCACGCTGTTGATGGCGCTGTCCAACAAGTCCGGCCGCATCGTGCTGACCACCGGCAACAAGAGCGAGATGGCCGTCGGCTACTGCACGCTGTACGGCGACATGGCCGGCGGTTTTGCCGTCATCAAGGACATCTTCAAGACGCTGGTCTACCGGCTGTGTCGCTACCGCAATACGTTGTCGGAGGTGATTCCGGAGCGCATCCTCACGCGTGCGCCGTCTGCCGAACTGCGCGAGAACCAGACCGACCAGGACAGCCTGCCTGAGTACGACGCGCTCGATGCCATCGTGCAGCGCTACATGGAGCAGAACCAGCGTGTGAGCGACATCATCGCCGCCGGGTTTGCCGAAGCCGATGTGCAGAAGATCGTGCGCCTCATCAAGATCAACGAGTACAAACGCCGCCAAGCGCCGGTGGGCGTGCGCGTGACACAGCGCGCGTTCGGGCGTGACTGGCGGTATCCGATTACGTCGCGGTTCAAGGAATAA
- a CDS encoding GNAT family N-acetyltransferase: protein MTSRPLVPEPETRAGSQHYRMRLVTDLRDIDRDAWDALLGQQPEATPFLRYDFLHALHESGSASPDTGWSPQYLTLWEDGAHGETLAAAAPLYVKGHSYGEYVFDWAWANAYAQHGLEYYPKWLSAIPFTPVQGARLLAHSADARAALLDTLLAVARQSELSSLHVLFPTTDEAEQMRAAGMLLRHGVQFHWCNAGFGSFDDFLAALEQKKRKNIRAERRRVHDAGITFRHIPGAAATDADWRFFHRCYRTTYREHHSSPYLNLEFFRQIGQSMPENLLLVIASRAGNDIASALLVVDARPEASVMYGRYWGAIEHHPCLHFETAYYQPLAYCIEHGIRTFEGGAQGEHKMARGFEPVATLSAHWLAHPAFADAVGRFLDRETAGMEAYLDELTDRSPFRQRPE from the coding sequence ATGACTTCCCGCCCCCTTGTTCCCGAGCCCGAAACCCGCGCCGGATCGCAGCATTATCGCATGCGGCTTGTGACCGATCTGCGCGACATCGACCGCGACGCATGGGACGCCCTGCTCGGCCAGCAGCCCGAGGCGACGCCCTTCCTGCGCTACGACTTCCTGCATGCGCTGCACGAGAGCGGCAGCGCATCGCCCGACACCGGCTGGTCGCCGCAATACCTGACGTTGTGGGAAGACGGCGCACACGGAGAAACGCTGGCTGCCGCCGCGCCGCTGTACGTGAAGGGCCACTCCTATGGCGAGTACGTCTTCGACTGGGCCTGGGCCAATGCGTACGCACAGCACGGGCTGGAGTACTACCCAAAGTGGCTGTCTGCCATCCCCTTTACGCCGGTGCAAGGCGCACGGCTGCTGGCGCACAGCGCCGACGCGCGCGCTGCGCTACTCGACACGTTGCTGGCGGTGGCGCGACAAAGCGAGTTGTCCTCGCTGCACGTGCTGTTCCCGACCACGGATGAGGCCGAACAGATGCGCGCCGCCGGCATGTTGCTGCGGCACGGGGTGCAGTTTCACTGGTGCAATGCGGGCTTCGGCAGCTTCGACGATTTTCTTGCCGCCTTGGAGCAGAAGAAGCGCAAGAACATCCGCGCCGAACGCCGCCGTGTGCACGACGCCGGCATCACCTTCCGCCACATCCCCGGCGCGGCAGCCACCGATGCCGACTGGCGCTTCTTCCACCGCTGCTACCGCACCACCTACCGCGAGCATCACTCCTCGCCCTACCTGAACCTCGAGTTCTTCCGCCAGATCGGCCAGTCAATGCCGGAGAACCTGCTGCTGGTGATCGCCTCGCGCGCGGGCAACGACATCGCCAGCGCGCTGCTGGTGGTCGATGCGCGACCGGAAGCGTCGGTCATGTACGGCCGCTACTGGGGCGCGATCGAGCATCACCCCTGCCTGCACTTTGAGACGGCGTACTACCAACCGCTGGCGTACTGCATCGAGCACGGCATCCGCACGTTCGAGGGTGGTGCTCAGGGTGAGCACAAGATGGCACGCGGCTTTGAACCGGTGGCGACGCTGTCAGCGCATTGGCTTGCGCATCCGGCCTTTGCCGATGCTGTAGGCCGGTTCCTCGACCGGGAGACGGCCGGCATGGAAGCGTATCTGGACGAACTGACGGACCGCTCGCCGTTCAGGCAGCGTCCGGAGTAG
- the ppa gene encoding inorganic diphosphatase — protein sequence MSFNNVSPGKDIPNDFNVIIEIPAQSDPVKYEADKETGMLHVDRFVGTGMRYPANYGFIPQTLSGDGDPVDVLVVTPFPLIHGCVVRCRALGMLKMTDESGVDAKLVAVPVNKLSPATAHMTDLSDIGQNLLDQIKHFFEHYKALEAGKWVKVEGWGGIEEAHKEIVDGVANYKK from the coding sequence ATGAGCTTCAACAACGTCTCGCCGGGCAAGGACATCCCCAACGACTTCAACGTCATCATCGAGATTCCGGCGCAGAGCGATCCGGTCAAGTACGAAGCCGACAAGGAAACGGGCATGCTGCATGTGGACCGCTTCGTGGGCACCGGCATGCGCTACCCGGCCAACTACGGCTTCATCCCGCAGACGCTGTCGGGCGACGGTGACCCGGTGGACGTGCTGGTTGTCACGCCGTTCCCGCTGATCCACGGCTGCGTGGTGCGTTGCCGCGCCCTGGGCATGCTGAAGATGACGGACGAATCCGGCGTGGATGCCAAGCTGGTGGCCGTGCCGGTCAACAAGCTGAGCCCCGCCACGGCCCACATGACCGACCTGTCGGACATCGGCCAGAACCTGCTGGACCAGATCAAGCACTTCTTCGAGCACTACAAGGCGCTGGAAGCCGGCAAGTGGGTCAAGGTCGAAGGCTGGGGCGGCATTGAAGAAGCCCATAAGGAAATCGTCGACGGCGTGGCCAACTATAAGAAGTAA